In bacterium, a single window of DNA contains:
- a CDS encoding S41 family peptidase, giving the protein MKISKTFIFVLFSVVTFNQCTAQDPASKISASDKRVVINTIVSLLKENYVFEEKADAVEKELNMKFTTNQYDRHETINSFGDQLNMDLSNILNDKHVQIYFSPKIVRRLRNESKGNKDQAPDEPFVAMLKNENFRMRKVEILHGNIGYFKIDNFVELKYCKETLTGAMNFISNSSAIVLDLSDCGGGPSETMDFILSYFLPESTKIGELKFRKNNEVKEYYTVKDPSIKKLTDMPLYILVSNNTASAAEGLAACLQEYKRAVVIGGQTKGLGNPGELFVINDVLYMFITTAVSGTAISGKNFNGIGVTPDINAAAPGSFNFNKAMTDVCQSLSKKAKEKKLKNASKWLLFEYESLAYPDIADNGYLQSILGTYQDGAKILSENGSIYYFNGSSKRKLTYMSKSTFSVEGRKDYRVFFPKDFNEMKILWFDDTEDVIKRID; this is encoded by the coding sequence TTGAAAATCTCAAAAACATTCATTTTCGTTTTATTTTCTGTTGTCACGTTTAACCAATGTACTGCTCAAGACCCGGCTTCAAAAATCAGCGCATCTGACAAGAGGGTTGTGATAAATACGATTGTGTCCTTACTCAAGGAAAACTACGTTTTTGAAGAAAAGGCGGATGCAGTGGAAAAAGAGCTGAATATGAAATTCACTACCAACCAATACGATCGGCATGAAACGATTAACTCATTTGGGGATCAGCTCAATATGGATCTTTCAAATATTTTGAATGACAAGCATGTGCAAATTTATTTTAGCCCGAAGATAGTCCGGCGATTACGAAATGAATCCAAAGGCAATAAGGATCAAGCGCCGGATGAGCCGTTTGTCGCCATGCTAAAAAATGAAAACTTCAGAATGAGAAAGGTGGAAATTCTGCATGGAAATATCGGATATTTTAAAATTGACAATTTCGTAGAATTGAAATACTGCAAGGAAACTTTAACCGGCGCCATGAATTTTATCTCTAATTCTTCGGCTATTGTTCTGGATCTTTCGGATTGCGGAGGAGGCCCGTCTGAAACGATGGATTTTATCTTAAGTTATTTTTTACCTGAATCAACGAAGATCGGTGAACTTAAGTTTAGAAAGAATAATGAGGTTAAGGAATATTATACGGTAAAAGACCCGAGTATTAAGAAGTTAACCGATATGCCTTTATATATTCTGGTAAGCAATAATACGGCTTCGGCTGCGGAAGGCCTTGCCGCTTGTTTGCAGGAGTATAAAAGAGCAGTTGTCATCGGCGGTCAGACAAAAGGTTTAGGAAACCCCGGCGAGCTTTTTGTTATAAATGATGTGTTGTACATGTTTATCACGACTGCCGTAAGCGGAACGGCCATAAGCGGCAAAAATTTTAACGGCATAGGTGTAACACCTGATATAAACGCGGCCGCACCGGGTTCATTCAATTTCAATAAGGCAATGACCGATGTATGTCAATCATTATCAAAAAAAGCTAAAGAGAAAAAATTAAAAAACGCTTCTAAATGGCTCTTGTTTGAATACGAATCGTTGGCATATCCCGACATTGCAGACAACGGATACCTGCAATCTATTCTTGGTACTTACCAAGACGGTGCAAAGATACTTTCGGAAAACGGAAGTATTTATTATTTCAATGGCAGCAGTAAAAGAAAGTTGACCTACATGAGCAAAAGCACTTTTTCGGTTGAAGGCAGAAAGGACTATAGAGTTTTTTTTCCTAAAGATTTTAATGAAATGAAAATCTTATGGTTTGATGACACAGAAGACGTGATCAAAAGAATAGATTGA
- a CDS encoding ThuA domain-containing protein has product MKKILYLTLLLTACNSDQKADLAYDTSVANPAYTALHPKVLFDEAHNNFHTADGRYRPFANLIRNDGYIVEQNKKQFTKESLAGYSVLVISNAKGKVEKYLSAFDEEECDAVRDWVENGGSLLLIADHYPMGSAAQPLATRFGVTMGNGSVEDSLHFEGSPQWKDQLAFSRANKLLKSHPITEGRNSSEQIRKVVVFTGQSLKGTADAQVLLELSSSAMETIPDSIWKADGKTYTRFQGPYPIQGKCMGLAINFGKGRVVVLGEAACMTAQIDDTGKFGMNVPGNDNRQFALNVMHWLSGLY; this is encoded by the coding sequence ATGAAAAAAATATTATACCTAACCCTTCTATTAACGGCATGCAACAGCGACCAGAAAGCCGACTTGGCCTACGACACATCGGTCGCAAACCCGGCTTACACGGCCTTGCATCCAAAAGTGCTGTTTGATGAAGCGCATAATAATTTCCACACGGCTGACGGGCGCTACAGACCTTTTGCTAACCTGATCCGAAACGACGGTTATATCGTTGAACAAAATAAAAAACAATTTACTAAAGAATCCTTAGCCGGTTATTCCGTTTTAGTGATCTCGAATGCAAAAGGAAAAGTTGAAAAATATTTGTCGGCGTTTGATGAGGAAGAATGCGATGCCGTTCGCGACTGGGTAGAAAATGGAGGTTCCTTATTGCTTATCGCCGATCATTATCCGATGGGATCGGCAGCGCAGCCTTTGGCAACAAGATTTGGCGTGACGATGGGAAACGGATCGGTGGAAGATTCCCTGCACTTTGAGGGGTCGCCGCAGTGGAAGGATCAATTGGCGTTCAGCCGCGCCAACAAGTTGCTGAAGTCCCACCCGATAACCGAAGGCAGAAATTCTTCAGAACAGATCCGGAAAGTGGTCGTCTTCACGGGTCAATCGCTAAAGGGGACGGCTGACGCGCAAGTGCTTTTGGAATTGAGTTCATCGGCGATGGAAACGATACCGGATTCAATATGGAAAGCTGATGGTAAAACCTATACACGATTTCAAGGCCCTTACCCCATTCAAGGCAAATGTATGGGGCTGGCAATAAATTTCGGAAAAGGCCGCGTGGTAGTTCTGGGGGAAGCCGCGTGCATGACAGCACAAATAGACGACACCGGGAAATTCGGAATGAATGTTCCGGGAAACGACAACCGCCAGTTTGCGCTAAACGTGATGCACTGGTTGTCAGGACTTTATTAA